A region from the Muribaculum gordoncarteri genome encodes:
- a CDS encoding co-chaperone GroES — MNIQPLADRVLIKPTPAEEKTLSGIIIPDSAKEKPLRGTVLAAGKGTKDEEMVVKENDVVMFGKYAGTEIELDGEKLLIMRQSDILAIIKD, encoded by the coding sequence ATGAATATCCAACCATTGGCTGACAGAGTATTGATAAAGCCCACTCCCGCCGAGGAGAAGACCTTGTCAGGTATCATCATTCCCGATTCAGCAAAAGAGAAGCCCCTGCGCGGCACTGTACTCGCTGCAGGAAAAGGCACTAAGGATGAAGAAATGGTGGTTAAGGAAAATGATGTTGTAATGTTTGGCAAGTACGCCGGCACCGAGATTGAGCTCGACGGTGAAAAGCTTCTCATCATGCGTCAATCTGACATTTTGGCAATCATTAAAGACTAA
- a CDS encoding bifunctional 3,4-dihydroxy-2-butanone-4-phosphate synthase/GTP cyclohydrolase II: MDDIKLDKIDEALKDFREGKFVIVVDDEDRENEGDLIVAAEKITPEQVNFMLKNARGVLCVPMTMSRCEELELNHQVSNNTSMLGTPFTITVDKLEGCTTGVSINDRTATIRALADPASRPETFGRPGHINPLYAQDKGVLRRAGHTEAAVDLARLSGLQPVAALMEIMSEDGSMARLPELRRRADEWGLKLISIKDLIAYRLNQESLVEKGVEVDMPTQWGHFRLIPFRQKSNGLEHVAIIKGDLAGDDSPALVRVHSSCMTGDIFGSKRCDCGDQLHRALEMIEKEGRGAVVYLNQEGRGIGLMEKMKAYKLQEGGMDTVDANICLGHLADERDYGVGAQILREIGVRKMRLMSNNPVKRVGLEAYGLEITENVPIEVAPNEYNIRYMRTKKERMGHNLHM; this comes from the coding sequence GCCGCCGAAAAAATAACACCCGAACAAGTCAACTTCATGCTCAAGAACGCCCGAGGCGTGCTGTGCGTGCCCATGACCATGTCACGCTGCGAGGAGCTCGAGCTGAACCATCAGGTGAGCAACAACACTTCAATGCTTGGCACACCGTTCACAATAACAGTCGACAAGCTTGAGGGATGCACCACGGGCGTCAGCATCAACGACCGCACTGCTACAATTCGCGCCCTTGCCGACCCCGCTTCGCGCCCCGAAACATTCGGCCGTCCCGGACACATAAATCCCCTTTACGCACAGGATAAAGGAGTGTTGCGCCGTGCCGGACACACCGAAGCCGCCGTCGACCTTGCCCGCCTATCGGGTTTGCAGCCCGTTGCCGCTCTCATGGAAATCATGAGCGAGGACGGAAGCATGGCTCGTCTGCCCGAACTGCGCCGCCGCGCCGATGAATGGGGGCTGAAACTCATCTCGATAAAAGACCTGATTGCCTATCGATTGAACCAGGAGTCGCTTGTCGAGAAAGGCGTAGAAGTAGACATGCCCACACAATGGGGACACTTCAGGCTGATTCCTTTCCGTCAGAAGAGCAACGGACTTGAACACGTAGCGATAATAAAAGGCGACCTCGCCGGCGACGACTCTCCCGCACTTGTGCGCGTACACTCATCATGCATGACAGGCGACATCTTCGGGTCGAAACGTTGCGACTGCGGCGACCAGCTCCACCGCGCACTTGAAATGATCGAAAAAGAGGGTCGCGGAGCTGTCGTGTACCTCAATCAGGAAGGCCGCGGCATAGGACTCATGGAGAAGATGAAAGCCTACAAGCTGCAGGAAGGCGGAATGGACACAGTAGACGCCAATATATGCCTCGGACACCTCGCCGACGAGCGTGACTACGGCGTGGGAGCGCAGATACTGCGCGAAATCGGAGTGCGTAAAATGCGCTTAATGAGCAACAATCCGGTAAAGCGCGTCGGACTCGAAGCCTATGGACTTGAAATAACCGAGAACGTGCCTATCGAAGTTGCGCCCAACGAATACAACATCCGTTACATGCGCACCAAAAAAGAGCGCATGGGCCACAATCTGCACATGTAA